GACCGGGCCCTATCGAACAGCAGGGCGCGTGGTCTCATTCCCGACCACGCGCCCTGCGCTTTTCCGGTCCCCTTCGGCCGAGAGGGGGGCGGGAGGTTCAGTCCTCGCGGTACACGTACACCGCCACCGACATGCTGCCCTTCCCACCGCCGTAGTACGTGCCCCGCACCGGGGAGACGTCGCTGTACTCCCGCCCGTGCGCGATCTTGATGTGCTTCTCGCGCGCCACGCAGTTGTTCGTGGGATCCAGACCCAGCCAGCCGTACCCCGGAACGAAACACTCCACCCACGCGTGCGTGGCCTCCGCGCCGCGCATCTCACCGCCGCTGTACAGGTACCCGCTCACGTACCGCGATGGAATCCCCAGCTGCCGCGTGACCCCCAGCATCGCGTGCGTGAAATCCTGACAGACGCCCCGGCCATGCTGCGCGAACTCCGCCAGGGGCGTGTTCACCGACGTCGCCTCGGTGTCGTACTGGAACTGGCTGTACAGGAACGTGTTCAGGTTCTGCAGGTACTCGCCCAGATCGTCCTGCGCGGTGGGCCGCGTCACGCCGAACACCTCCGGCCACGGCCCCGACGGCACCCGCGGGCACGGCACCAGGAACTCCGTCAGGGGCGCCCGCTGGCCGTCCAGCGCCGACACCGGCACCGGCCCCGGGTCCGGCAGGTTGTGCGTGTCCACCATCGCCTGCGCCTCGATCCGCAGGTGAGTGTGATGCGCGTGCACATGCACCTGATGCACCAGCGCACCGAAGTAATCCTTGTGCGACGACACCTCCGCGTCCGGCACCACGTGCAGATGGAACGACCGGACCGACTGCCGCGCCTCCTGCGTCGGATGCAGCCGCACCTGATTGAACGAATCCCACGCCGGCTGCAGGTACCGGTACTCGGTCACGTGCCGGATCTCACACCGCATACCGGTCCCTCCCGGCGCCCGGGCACTGCATGGACCCGCTCATGCAGACTTCGGTTGAAAGGTTTGCAAAATCTTTCAACCCGAGCGAAGCGAGCAGAAGAGAAACGGGTGCCGGGCGTGGAGTGAGCAGACCGGTGGTGTTCCGATCTGTGAACGAGACAGACGGAACCCGTTTCATTCCTTCTCGAAGAACGCCGCGGTGATCGCCGCGCCCACCCGGTTCACGTCCACCAGCAGGTCCGGCAGCGCCGGATCGCGCCGGTCCAGGATGTCCTCGATGCGGGCGTACTCCAGCCGGGCAACCAGCCACCGCGACAGGCGCGTCACGTCCTGATGCGCGCCCGGATGCCAGCGGTCGATCTGTTCGAGGGCCTCGTGCAGGTTCTGCGCCCCGTACCTCACGCTGCGCGGGAAGTACTCGTCGAGCAGCAGGAACGCCGCGATGCTGCGCGGCTCGATGCCCTCGTGCACGCGCTTGCGGAACGCCTCGTAGGCGCTGGCGCCCTTGAGCACCTGCACCCAGCGCTGCTCGAGCAGCATGTCCCGCGCCGGGTCCGTCGACGGCCGCAGCGCCTCGGGCGTCAGGCGGCCCTGCAGCACCCGCAGCGTGTTGTCGGTGCGTTCCAGCATCTGCCCGGCCCGCATGAACGACCAGCCCTCGTCGCGCGGCAGGGTCGCGAACGCGATCCCGAAGAAGAACTGCGACGCGTCACGCGCGGACACGCAGAACTCGTACAGCCCGTCGCGGTCCAGCACCGAGCCCGTCTCGAAGCACAGGTTCAGGTACGCGCGGTTGATCGCCTCCCACATCTCACTGGGAATCCGGTCGCGCAGGCCGCGCGCGTTCGACCGGGCGAACGCCAGACTGCTGGCGATACTCGACGGGTTCTCCCGGTCGAACGCCAGCCAGGACCCCACGCTGCGGGTGTCCACCCGCCCGTAGCGTTCCCGCAGGGCGCCCTCGCCGCCGGTCAGGTCCAGCAGCGGCCGCCAGTGGTCCCGCGCACTCCCGGCGGATTCCAGCGTCGCGTAGTAGTTCACGCTCAGGAGCCGGGCCGTGTTCTCCGCCCGCTCCATGTAGCGGCCCATCCAGAAGAGGTTCTCGGCCAGTCGGGACAGGAGCAGCATCAGCGCTCACCGCCTTCGAGCTGCTGTTTTTCCAGCTGCTGCTGGAACGAGTGCGACCCCGGGCCGTCCTCGCGGGCGGGCACGTCACCGGGCGGCTCGGCGTGCGTCAGCTGACTCTCGCCGTATGCGGCGACCTGCGCGTCGTCCGCGACACGCGCCCGCGCCTGCACGTCACGCTCGTTCAGGGAGTTGCGGGTCGCCTCGGTCAGCGGCTCGGCGTCCAGCGGCACCGCGCCGAAACCGCCCTGCCACTGCGACTGCCCCTGAGACTGGGACTGCCCCTGGGACTGCGATTGAGACTGGGACTGCCCCCCCGACGACTGCTCCTGCCGCTGACCCTGCACGGCCGACGACGCGTCCCCATGCAGCAGCTGCGTCATGCCCAGCGGCGCACCCGGCCCGTCGTGGTCCAGCACCCAGGTGTCCTTGCTGCCGCCCCCCTGCGAACTGTTCACGACCAGACTCCCGCGCCGTAGCGCCACGCGCGTCAGGCCGCCCGGCACGATCGTCACGTCCTCGCCGAACAGGATGTACGGCCGCAGGTCCACGTGCGCCGCCTCGAACCCACTGCTGTCCGGGTAGAACGTCGGGTGCCGCGACAGGCCCACCACCGGCTGCGCGATGAACTCCCGCGGATCCTGCCGCACCTTGTGCAGGTACGCCGTGATCTGATCCGAGGTCGCTTCCGGACCGATCAGCATGCCGTAGCCACCCGCCTCGCCCACCGACTTGAACACCAGCTCAGCCGCGTTCGCCAGCATGTACTCCAGATGCTCGGCGTTCCAGCCCAGGTACGTGGGCACGTTGTTCAGGATCGGCGACTCGTTCAGGTAGTACCGGATCATGTCCGGCACGTACGCGTACACCGCCTTGTCGTCCGCCACGCCCGTCCCGATGGCGTTCGCGATCGCCACCCGGCCCTGCCGGTAGACCTCCACCAGCCCCGCCACGCCCAGCGCACTGTCCCGCCGGAACGCCAGCGGATCCAGGAAATCATCGTCCACACGGCGGTAGATGACGTCCACCTGCTGCCGCCCGCCGGTCGTGCGCATCCACACGCGCCCGCCGTCCACGAACAGGTCACGGCCCTCGACGAGTTCCACGCCCATCTGCTGCGCGAGGTACGCGTGCTCGAAGTACGCGCTGTTGTACATGCCGGGCGTCAGCACCACCACCGTGCCGTTCTCGCGCGGACTGCTGGCCAGCAGCAGGCGCAGCAGCGCCGACGCGTAATGCTGCACCGGCCGCACCCCCTGACCCTCGAACATGCCCGGGTACACCCGCGTCATCGCCTGCCGGTTCGCCAGCAGGTACGACACGCCGCTCGGCGAGCGCAGGTTGTCCTCCAGCACGAGGTACTCGCCCTGCTCGTTGCGGATCAGGTCCGTGCCGACCACGTGCGTGAACACCCCGCCCGGCGGCAGCACCCCGTGCACCTCGCGCCGGAAGTGCGCGCTGGTGTACACCAGCTCCGCCGGGATGACGCCGTCCCCCATGATCTGCGCGCCACTGTAGATGTCCGTCAGGAACGCATTCAGCGCCCGCACCCGCTGCGTCAGGCCCGACTCGATGTGCGCCCACTCGGACGACGGAATGATGCGCGGCACCGGATCGAACGGAAAGGTCCGCTCGGTGCCCTGCGCGTCCCCGTACACCGTGAAGGTGATGCCCTGATTCCGGAACGCCAGGTCCAGCAGCTGATGTCGACGCTCGAATTCCGAGACGCCCAGCTGATCCAGGTACGCCTTGACGCCCGCGTAGTGCGGACGGGCGGCGCGATCAGCGGTGAACATCTCATCGAAAAACCTGCTCCCGGGCTCATACTCCATCGCGTTCCACGCTCCCCTGCATCCCTTGAGATGCACCAAGATACGGAAAGCGCCGCTGAAGCGACACGCCGCCACCAGACATGAGAACGGACGTGAAGAAACGCGTATGCCCCGGGCTACACTGCCCCCCATGACCGGAACCCCCATTCACCCCGACGACCGCGCCCGCCTGGACCAGGTGTTCATGCAGGTCGTACTGGACGTCCAGGCCCAGGCCCAGCAGACCGCGCCCGCCCAGAGCGGCAACCTGGCCGCCATGTTCCACCGCGAGACCGTCAGTGACGCCCTGCAGGGCTGCGCCATGCTGATCGCCGGGTGGAACCAGGGCCGCGTGGACGACGCCGCCCTGACCCGCACCACCAAGGCCCTGCGCGCCCTGGACCTCCCGGACCTCGCCACCCGCGTGGAGAAACTCCGCCAGATCGCCGACGCCTGAGACACGCTCCAGCTGAGTGAATGGCAGACCCGTCAAGCCAGGGGCACGCGGGGTGAAGCCGACGGAACCTGCGTGAACCTCACCCAGGGCCTGTCTGCCGGTGCCCTAGACCGGGCGGCCTGCCCCCGCCAGCGCCGGGGCCTACACTGCGGCCCATGACGACGCGCGGCTTTTTTTATTGGTTCGGTCACCACCGGGCCTAGTCGCGCTGCATTCCCACCCCCCGACGCCCGGTGAGCCCACAAGCCACCGGGCGCCGCCGTACACCCCAGGAGTCCCGCCATGACGCACCCCGAACCCATCATTCAGCCCGGCCGTACCGAGAACCTGAACGTCAGCGGCTTCACGCCCCTGATCACCCCCCGCGCCCTGAAGGCCCGCTGGCCGCTGACCCCGCAGGCCGAGGCGACCGTCCTGGCCGGACGCAAAGCCGCGCAGGACATCCTCCACGGCCGCGACGACCGCCTGCTCGTCGTGGTCGGCCCCTGCTCCATTCACGATCACGAGCAGGCGCTCGACTACGCCCGCCGCCTCGCCGAGCTGCGTGAACGCGTGAAGGACCGCCTGGAAGTGCACATGCGCGTGTACGTCGACAAGCCCCGCACCACCGTCGGCTGGCGCGGCTACCTGCTCGACCCGGACATGAACGGCACGAACGACATCAACAAGGGCCTCGAACTGACCCGCAAGCTCATGGTGCAGGTCAGCGAACTGGGCCTGCCCGTCGCCACGGAACTGCTGGACCCGTTCGCGCCGCAGTACGTGTTCGACGCCGTCGCCTGGGCCTGCCTGGGTGCGCGCACCACCGAAAGCCAGACGCATCGCGTCATGAGCAGCGCCGTGTCCGCCCCGATGGGCTTCAAGAACGGCACCGGCGGCGGCATCAAACTCGCCGTGGACGCCATCGTCGCCGCGCGCGCCTCGCACGCCTTCTTCACCATCGACGACGACGGACAGGCCTGCATCGTCCACACGCTCGGCAACCCCGACGGGCACGTCATCCTGCGCGGCGGCCGCGGCGGCCCCAACTACGCCCCGCAGTTCGTCACGGAAGCCGCCGGACTCATGAGCAACGCCGGACTGCCCCCGGCCGTCATGGTGGACTGCTCGCACGCCAACAGCGGCTCGGACCACACCCGCCAGAGCCTCGTGTGGCGCGACGTGCTGCACCAGCGCGCCGCCGGACAGGCCGCCGTGAAGGGCCTGATGATCGAGAGCAACCTCCGCCCCGGCAAGCAGGGCATCCCCGCCGACCTCAGCACCCTGATCCCCGGCCTGAGCGTCACGGACGCCTGCGTCGGCTGGGACGAGACCGAGGCGCTACTGCTCGAAGCGCACGCCGCGCTGAGCCGCGAGAGCGTCAGCGGCTGAACGCACCATAGTGAAACCAGCTCCCCCACACCGGTCACTGGCCGGGGTGGGGGAGAGGCGGGTTGAGGTCAGGGGTTCTGCACGAGGCGGAAGTCGCGGAAGCTCAGGCCGTAGCTGCTGCCGGGCGTGCCCACCGCGCCCAGGATCTGGAACTGCGCGGCGGGGTTCGTGGTGGTCGCCGTGAAGGTGTACGTGAAGGTCTGTTCGGTGCCGGTCAGGGCGGCGGTCTTGTCCAGGTAGCGGGCGTAACTGCCGCCGTTCTCGCCGATCACGACGGCGACCTCACGGGCGTCGGTGGCCTTGCCCTTGAAGGTCAGGGTGTAGGACTTCCCGGCGGTCAGCGGCACGTCGGTCTGGTTCAGCTGAACGTGCCAGTTGTTCGCGGAATCCACGTTCGTGACGTTCAGGGTGACCACGCCGCCGCTGACGCTGGTGCTCAGGCGCTCAGGGACGCTGCTCCAGGTGCTCCAGTACGCGGTGCCGGGCACGCCCGTGATGCCGGGAGCGGTGGCCGTGGCGTTCTGGGTGAAGGCGGCGTTGTACAGCAGGTTGCCGTCCGCGGCGGGTGGGCGGGCCCCGGCGGCGTTCCCGACGCGTTTGACGACCACGTTGTCGATCCAGACGGGGCCGGTGCCGGCGTTCCCGAGGTTGAATTCCAGCCGGGCGGCGGCGTCGGTGGTGGCTTTCATGTCGAAGGTCAGGGTCTGGCGGGCTTTGGTCGTGCCGATCTGCACGGTCTGCTCGCCGGAGTACGCGGCGTACCCGCGGTCCGGGCCGCCGCCGACCTTGATCATCATGGGGCGGGCCGTCTGCGCCCAGGTGTCGAAGGAGACCTCGTACTTGCCGCCGGATTCCATGTTCAGGCCGTCCTGGCGGACCTGCACGGCGTAGTTCACGTTGCCGGGGTTCGTGACGTCGACTTTCAGGGCGTTGCCCTGCGTGGCGTCGTTGCTGAGGGTCGCTTCGCCGCCGCCGGTAAAGAGCGTCCAGAACTTGCTGGTCGTCACGCCGGGCAGCGAGGTGGTGTCGGTCTTCACCAGCGGATCGGTGTCCGGCAGGTCGAACGAGCCGTTGTAGACCAGGTTCCCGTCGGCCAGGGCGGGGCGGGCGGGTTTGGGCGTCCAGGGGTAGGTCATGTCGGGGCGCGGCCCGGCGCTGGCGGTTTCGTTCTGCATGCCGTACACGCGGACGTAGTCGACCAGCATCTGCGCTTCGGTGGGGGTGGTGGCGTCGGGGTTGCCGTCGAAGTTGCCGCCCACGGCGAGGTTCAGCAGCAGGTAGAAGGGCCGGTCGAAGGGAGCGGGCCAGGCGTTCAGGTCGGCGTCGCTGCTGGGGGGGTTGTTCTTGGCGCTCCACCACTGGGTTTTCTCGCTGGTCATCTTGCCGTCGATGAACCACTGGATCTTGCCGGGGGTCCATTCCACGGCGTAGGTGTGCCACTGGTCCATGGTGCCTTCGTTCGGGAAGTTCACGGTGGCGCCGGAGTACACGTTGTTGGGCCACACGCCACCGTAGTGGATGGTCTGGGCGAGTTCGGTGGGTTTGCTGCCCCATCCTTCGGCGATGTCGAGTTCGCCGTTTGCGGCCCAGCTGGCGTAGGGGCTGGGTTCCTCGGGCAGCATCCAGATGGCGGGCCACAGGCCGCGGCCCTTGGGGAACTTGGCGCGGATCTCGAAGCGGCCGTAGGTGCGGCTGAACTTCCCGGCGGTGCGGACGCGGCCGGAGGTCCAGTCGAAGGTGCCGGTGGTGGTGCCGGCCGGTCCGGTGAACTTCTCCTTGCGGGCGGTGATGACGAGGTTGCCGCCCTCGACGCGGACGTTGCTGGCGCGGTCGGTGTAGTACTCCAGTTCGTTGTTGCCCCAGCCGGTGACGTAGTCGCTGCCGGCCATGAAGCCGTTGCCGGTCTGGTAGCCCCATTTGCTGGTGTCGAGGCTGGAGGCGTTGAATTCGTCCTGCCAGACGGGTGTGGTGGTGCTGGCGTCGGTCTGGGTGCAGGCGCCGAGCAGGAGGGTCAGGGGGAGCAGAACCGTGAGTGTGGGGCGGGGCATGGGGGATCTCCTTGGCGCCGGGCGGGCGCAGGGCAGGGAACGCCGCGCCCGGTGGGGCGTGACGGCAGCGGGGACCCCGGCAGGGTGGGGTCGGCGGACAGTGGATTGACCGGAGCGTAAGCGAATCTGAAAGCGCTGTCAAGAATGGTGAGGTCGATCAGATTCGTGGGACAAGAGCGGTGATTGAGCCACGCGCCAACCCAAATGCAGTGAGGGCAACATCCGACAACTGAGCCTGCCATCAGGCGAAACACTGGAAAAGAGGCCTGCTGGACTGGCGAATCCGGCTCTCGACTCCGCCGGATCGGGCGGATCCGATGCTGTTGCCACACCGCGTCATATAGGCGCAAGATTCACTCCGATGCTGAATACGTTTTCACTCCGAACGATTTCCCCCCGCCTCAGCGCATGAACAGAACTTCACTCCGGGCTACGGAAGCCGGCCCCGGCGCGGCCCATGCTGAGCGGCATGCCCCGAACCGAACGCACCCCCGGAGGCGGACGCCCCCCCAGCCAGCGCCCCAGCAAGACCTGCGCCCACTGCGGCCTGCCCTTCACCTGGCGCAAAAAATGGGAACGCGACTGGGACACCGTCAAGTACTGCTCGGACCGCTGCCGCGCCGCCGCGAAACGGGACCGCACGTGACCACCCCCACCTACGGCCTCGTGTGCCTGACCGTCGGGCCGGAGGTGCGCTTCCGCACCATCACCCTCACGCGCTACCGCGCCCTGCCCCCCGCGCAGCGGTACGGCACGCTGCTCGATCTGTACGCCGACAACACCGCCCGCGTGCGCCGCGCCGCCGACTACTGCGCCGCGCGCGGCATCCGCCTGTACCGCCTCAGCTCCAGCCTGTTCCCCATGCTGGACCTGGACGGCGACGACACCGGCGCGCAGGTCCTCGCGCACCTCGCGCCGCAACTGCGGGACGCCGGGCACGCCTTTCAGGATCACGGCATCCGCGTCCTGATGCACCCCGAGCAGTTCATCGTCCTGAACAGCGACCGCCCCGAAGTCAGGGAGAGCAGCCTGCGCGCCATCACCACCCACGCGCACGTCATGGACGCCCTGGGCCTGGAGCGCAGCACCTGGAACCTCCTACTCCTGCACGGCGGCAAGGGCGGCCGCGCCCAGGAACTCCAGGCGATCATCCCTGACCTGCCCGAATCGGTCCGCTTGCGCCTGGGCCTGGAAAACGACGAGCGGGCCTACAGCCCCCGCGACCTGCTGCCCGTCTGCGAGGCCACCGGCACCCCACTGGTGTTCGACGCGCACCACCACGTCGTCCACGACCACCTGCCCGACCAGGACCACCCCAGCGTCCGCGAGTGGGTCCTGGCCGCCCGCCGCACCTGGACGCCCCAGGAGTGGCAGGTGGTGCACCTCAGCAACGGCCTGGACGGCCCGCAGGACCGCCGCCACAGTCATCTGATCACGCACCTGCCCGCCGCGTACCACGACGTCCCCTGGATCGAGGTGGAAGCCAAGGGCAAGGAGGAAGCCCTGGCCGCCCTGGGCGCCTGCACCCCGGTGACCACCGCGTGACCCTGCCCCCCGGCCCCCTGCGCGTGATCGTCATGGGCGTGTCCGGCAGTGGCAAGACCACCCTGGGCCGTGCGGTGGGCGCCGCGCTGCACGCCCCCTTCCTGGACGGCGACGACTACCACACCCCCCAGGCCCGC
The Deinococcus sedimenti DNA segment above includes these coding regions:
- a CDS encoding transglutaminase family protein, which translates into the protein MRCEIRHVTEYRYLQPAWDSFNQVRLHPTQEARQSVRSFHLHVVPDAEVSSHKDYFGALVHQVHVHAHHTHLRIEAQAMVDTHNLPDPGPVPVSALDGQRAPLTEFLVPCPRVPSGPWPEVFGVTRPTAQDDLGEYLQNLNTFLYSQFQYDTEATSVNTPLAEFAQHGRGVCQDFTHAMLGVTRQLGIPSRYVSGYLYSGGEMRGAEATHAWVECFVPGYGWLGLDPTNNCVAREKHIKIAHGREYSDVSPVRGTYYGGGKGSMSVAVYVYRED
- a CDS encoding alpha-E domain-containing protein produces the protein MLLLSRLAENLFWMGRYMERAENTARLLSVNYYATLESAGSARDHWRPLLDLTGGEGALRERYGRVDTRSVGSWLAFDRENPSSIASSLAFARSNARGLRDRIPSEMWEAINRAYLNLCFETGSVLDRDGLYEFCVSARDASQFFFGIAFATLPRDEGWSFMRAGQMLERTDNTLRVLQGRLTPEALRPSTDPARDMLLEQRWVQVLKGASAYEAFRKRVHEGIEPRSIAAFLLLDEYFPRSVRYGAQNLHEALEQIDRWHPGAHQDVTRLSRWLVARLEYARIEDILDRRDPALPDLLVDVNRVGAAITAAFFEKE
- a CDS encoding circularly permuted type 2 ATP-grasp protein, with the protein product MFTADRAARPHYAGVKAYLDQLGVSEFERRHQLLDLAFRNQGITFTVYGDAQGTERTFPFDPVPRIIPSSEWAHIESGLTQRVRALNAFLTDIYSGAQIMGDGVIPAELVYTSAHFRREVHGVLPPGGVFTHVVGTDLIRNEQGEYLVLEDNLRSPSGVSYLLANRQAMTRVYPGMFEGQGVRPVQHYASALLRLLLASSPRENGTVVVLTPGMYNSAYFEHAYLAQQMGVELVEGRDLFVDGGRVWMRTTGGRQQVDVIYRRVDDDFLDPLAFRRDSALGVAGLVEVYRQGRVAIANAIGTGVADDKAVYAYVPDMIRYYLNESPILNNVPTYLGWNAEHLEYMLANAAELVFKSVGEAGGYGMLIGPEATSDQITAYLHKVRQDPREFIAQPVVGLSRHPTFYPDSSGFEAAHVDLRPYILFGEDVTIVPGGLTRVALRRGSLVVNSSQGGGSKDTWVLDHDGPGAPLGMTQLLHGDASSAVQGQRQEQSSGGQSQSQSQSQGQSQSQGQSQWQGGFGAVPLDAEPLTEATRNSLNERDVQARARVADDAQVAAYGESQLTHAEPPGDVPAREDGPGSHSFQQQLEKQQLEGGER
- a CDS encoding 3-deoxy-7-phosphoheptulonate synthase, whose product is MTHPEPIIQPGRTENLNVSGFTPLITPRALKARWPLTPQAEATVLAGRKAAQDILHGRDDRLLVVVGPCSIHDHEQALDYARRLAELRERVKDRLEVHMRVYVDKPRTTVGWRGYLLDPDMNGTNDINKGLELTRKLMVQVSELGLPVATELLDPFAPQYVFDAVAWACLGARTTESQTHRVMSSAVSAPMGFKNGTGGGIKLAVDAIVAARASHAFFTIDDDGQACIVHTLGNPDGHVILRGGRGGPNYAPQFVTEAAGLMSNAGLPPAVMVDCSHANSGSDHTRQSLVWRDVLHQRAAGQAAVKGLMIESNLRPGKQGIPADLSTLIPGLSVTDACVGWDETEALLLEAHAALSRESVSG
- a CDS encoding carbohydrate binding domain-containing protein yields the protein MPRPTLTVLLPLTLLLGACTQTDASTTTPVWQDEFNASSLDTSKWGYQTGNGFMAGSDYVTGWGNNELEYYTDRASNVRVEGGNLVITARKEKFTGPAGTTTGTFDWTSGRVRTAGKFSRTYGRFEIRAKFPKGRGLWPAIWMLPEEPSPYASWAANGELDIAEGWGSKPTELAQTIHYGGVWPNNVYSGATVNFPNEGTMDQWHTYAVEWTPGKIQWFIDGKMTSEKTQWWSAKNNPPSSDADLNAWPAPFDRPFYLLLNLAVGGNFDGNPDATTPTEAQMLVDYVRVYGMQNETASAGPRPDMTYPWTPKPARPALADGNLVYNGSFDLPDTDPLVKTDTTSLPGVTTSKFWTLFTGGGEATLSNDATQGNALKVDVTNPGNVNYAVQVRQDGLNMESGGKYEVSFDTWAQTARPMMIKVGGGPDRGYAAYSGEQTVQIGTTKARQTLTFDMKATTDAAARLEFNLGNAGTGPVWIDNVVVKRVGNAAGARPPAADGNLLYNAAFTQNATATAPGITGVPGTAYWSTWSSVPERLSTSVSGGVVTLNVTNVDSANNWHVQLNQTDVPLTAGKSYTLTFKGKATDAREVAVVIGENGGSYARYLDKTAALTGTEQTFTYTFTATTTNPAAQFQILGAVGTPGSSYGLSFRDFRLVQNP
- a CDS encoding DUF2256 domain-containing protein, encoding MPRTERTPGGGRPPSQRPSKTCAHCGLPFTWRKKWERDWDTVKYCSDRCRAAAKRDRT
- the uvsE gene encoding UV DNA damage repair endonuclease UvsE, which produces MGTRLGHRQVLLGPLPRRRETGPHVTTPTYGLVCLTVGPEVRFRTITLTRYRALPPAQRYGTLLDLYADNTARVRRAADYCAARGIRLYRLSSSLFPMLDLDGDDTGAQVLAHLAPQLRDAGHAFQDHGIRVLMHPEQFIVLNSDRPEVRESSLRAITTHAHVMDALGLERSTWNLLLLHGGKGGRAQELQAIIPDLPESVRLRLGLENDERAYSPRDLLPVCEATGTPLVFDAHHHVVHDHLPDQDHPSVREWVLAARRTWTPQEWQVVHLSNGLDGPQDRRHSHLITHLPAAYHDVPWIEVEAKGKEEALAALGACTPVTTA